A DNA window from Polyangiaceae bacterium contains the following coding sequences:
- a CDS encoding NAD-dependent epimerase/dehydratase family protein, whose amino-acid sequence MARYLVTGGAGFIGSNLALTLAAQGETVRIVDDLSTGFWENLDSASAGRIETLTADIRDGEAMSRAMQGVEVVFHHAALGSVPLSIEDPVRADSVNVGGTVRVLEAARHAGVRRVIFAASSAAYGNEPTLPKTEASATDPLSPYAVSKLAGEGYAAVFSALYGLETLSFRYFNIFGPHQRPEGAYAAAIPRFVYAALTGQPLTLYGDGSATRDFCFVSNVVTANLAAANSPRRLSGEIVNIATGHSVTLLEVVEAISEALGSPPQVEHGPERAGDVKHSAACIDRARELLGYEPSFDLRKGLPSTIDFLRKLARARGHSC is encoded by the coding sequence GTGGCCCGCTACCTGGTCACCGGTGGAGCGGGTTTCATCGGCTCCAACCTTGCCCTGACCCTGGCTGCGCAGGGAGAGACCGTGCGGATAGTGGACGACCTGTCCACGGGTTTTTGGGAAAACCTCGACTCGGCGTCGGCGGGGCGCATCGAGACCCTGACCGCCGACATTCGCGACGGCGAGGCGATGAGCCGCGCCATGCAGGGTGTGGAGGTGGTCTTCCACCACGCTGCGTTGGGGTCGGTTCCGCTCAGCATCGAAGATCCCGTGCGCGCAGACTCCGTCAACGTCGGCGGCACCGTTCGCGTGCTGGAGGCGGCTCGCCACGCGGGCGTCCGCCGCGTGATCTTCGCGGCATCGAGCGCGGCCTACGGCAACGAGCCCACCCTGCCGAAGACCGAAGCTTCCGCCACCGATCCCCTTTCCCCCTACGCCGTGAGCAAACTCGCGGGCGAAGGCTACGCCGCCGTGTTCTCGGCGCTCTACGGCCTGGAGACGCTCAGCTTTCGTTACTTCAACATCTTCGGTCCTCACCAACGCCCCGAAGGTGCCTACGCCGCGGCCATCCCACGCTTCGTCTATGCTGCGTTGACCGGTCAGCCCCTCACCCTCTACGGCGATGGTAGCGCCACCCGCGACTTTTGCTTCGTGAGCAACGTCGTGACCGCAAACCTGGCAGCAGCAAACTCGCCGCGGCGCCTGAGCGGCGAGATCGTCAACATCGCAACCGGTCACAGCGTGACGTTGCTGGAAGTGGTCGAGGCGATCTCCGAGGCGCTGGGGTCGCCGCCACAGGTCGAACACGGTCCCGAGCGAGCGGGCGACGTGAAGCACTCGGCAGCGTGCATCGATCGCGCGAGGGAGCTGCTCGGCTACGAACCCAGCTTCGACCTGCGCAAGGGACTGCCGTCGACCATCGACTTCCTCCGCAAACTGGCGCGCGCCCGAGGTCACTCGTGCTGA
- the mtnP gene encoding S-methyl-5'-thioadenosine phosphorylase, with the protein MTAVLGVIGGSGIYDMPGLELMDRQRVATPFGDASDELVRGRLGSTEMLFLPRHGRGHRLAPHGINYRANVAAMKLAGATHLVSLSAVGSLKESISPGDVVIVDQYIDLTKRRVSTFFEEGAIAHVGFGDPVCKLMADALIASAGTAGAKLHSGGTYVCMEGPQFSTRAESELYRSWGASVIGMTAMPEAKLAREAELPYATVALVTDYDCWHESEEDVSVDAVLAVLKANAALAQRIVAALAERLPDPHESIAHQALTGALITDPTAIPAAVKERLGFLIGRFL; encoded by the coding sequence ATGACTGCTGTACTGGGCGTGATCGGGGGAAGCGGCATCTACGACATGCCGGGGCTGGAGTTGATGGACCGGCAGCGCGTCGCCACGCCCTTCGGCGATGCCAGCGACGAACTGGTGCGCGGGCGCCTGGGCTCGACGGAGATGCTGTTCCTGCCGCGCCATGGCCGCGGCCACCGCTTGGCGCCCCACGGCATCAACTATCGCGCCAACGTAGCGGCGATGAAACTGGCGGGCGCTACCCACCTCGTGAGTCTCTCCGCGGTCGGCAGCTTGAAGGAGAGCATCTCACCCGGCGACGTCGTCATCGTCGACCAGTACATCGACCTGACCAAGCGCCGCGTCAGCACCTTCTTCGAAGAAGGGGCGATCGCCCACGTCGGCTTCGGGGATCCAGTGTGCAAGCTGATGGCCGATGCGCTGATCGCCTCTGCGGGCACGGCCGGCGCCAAGCTGCACTCGGGCGGCACCTATGTCTGTATGGAGGGACCGCAGTTCTCCACTCGAGCCGAGAGCGAGCTCTATCGCAGCTGGGGCGCTAGTGTGATCGGCATGACCGCGATGCCCGAAGCCAAGTTGGCGCGAGAAGCCGAACTGCCCTACGCGACCGTGGCGTTGGTCACCGACTACGACTGCTGGCACGAGAGTGAAGAAGACGTCAGCGTCGACGCCGTCTTGGCGGTACTCAAGGCCAACGCCGCTTTGGCGCAGCGCATCGTGGCGGCGCTTGCCGAGCGCCTGCCCGATCCGCACGAAAGCATCGCCCATCAAGCCCTGACGGGCGCTCTGATCACGGACCCAACCGCCATTCCAGCCGCGGTCAAGGAACGCCTGGGGTTCTTGATCGGGCGCTTCCTTTGA
- the gmk gene encoding guanylate kinase, translating into MSSDTPLLLIISSPSGAGKTTLTTRLRERVANLRFSVSHTTRAPRGGEQDGREYHFVSRETFVRLLQLDEFLEWAEVHDNYYGTSRKEVESAKGARGLIFDVDHQGARQIKSVHPEAVSVFILPPGMDVLEQRLRGRASEDEDTVQKRFAVAKQEIAHYGQFDYLLLNDDLEDATQRLLGIFRAEECRRTRMARRAEQLLSEGRGA; encoded by the coding sequence ATGTCGAGTGACACGCCGCTCTTGCTGATCATCTCTTCGCCCAGCGGCGCAGGCAAAACGACTCTGACCACGCGGCTGCGAGAACGCGTCGCGAATCTTCGCTTCAGCGTCAGCCACACGACGCGAGCGCCTCGCGGCGGGGAGCAAGACGGCCGCGAATACCACTTCGTCAGTCGCGAGACCTTCGTGCGCTTGCTGCAGCTCGACGAGTTTCTCGAGTGGGCCGAGGTGCACGACAACTACTACGGCACGAGCCGCAAGGAAGTGGAAAGCGCCAAAGGCGCCCGGGGTCTCATCTTCGACGTCGACCACCAGGGAGCGCGTCAGATCAAGAGCGTGCACCCGGAAGCGGTGAGCGTGTTCATCCTGCCACCCGGGATGGATGTGCTGGAACAGCGTCTGCGCGGGCGTGCCAGCGAGGACGAGGACACCGTCCAGAAACGCTTTGCCGTAGCGAAGCAGGAGATCGCTCACTACGGACAGTTCGACTACTTGCTGCTGAACGATGACCTGGAGGACGCCACCCAGCGGCTGCTGGGTATCTTTCGCGCCGAAGAATGTCGTCGCACCCGCATGGCGCGGCGTGCAGAGCAACTGCTCAGTGAGGGGCGAGGCGCCTAG
- a CDS encoding YicC/YloC family endoribonuclease: MTGYGRGSAPLGSGSVLVEIRSVNHRYLDLRTRVAPELSELTPWLEQYVRKQLQRGRYDLSIRSEGLTAPEPRIAPERARAVFRQLAELAAQLGAERPHTVEWLAALPGVVEPSASMNDSARQALERATSEALEDLSKMRASEGAALERDLRARLTEARRLTVALGQRVPQLVEDYRQRLAQRLARLLDGDSARLDPSRLEQEVALLADKSDVNEELVRLESHFQQFERFLSLNESVGRRLDFLLQEIGREINTIGSKCQDAEAAHMVVDLKGEIERLREQVQNVE, encoded by the coding sequence ATGACGGGCTATGGACGCGGCAGCGCGCCGCTCGGTTCGGGCAGCGTCCTGGTCGAGATCCGATCCGTGAACCACCGCTACCTCGACTTGCGCACCCGAGTCGCCCCCGAGCTCTCGGAGCTGACGCCTTGGCTCGAGCAGTACGTGCGCAAACAGCTTCAGCGCGGGCGCTACGACTTGTCGATCCGCAGTGAAGGGCTCACCGCACCGGAACCCCGGATCGCCCCGGAGCGTGCCAGGGCAGTGTTTCGCCAACTGGCCGAACTGGCCGCGCAGCTCGGTGCGGAACGGCCGCACACCGTCGAATGGCTGGCGGCTTTGCCCGGCGTGGTCGAGCCCTCCGCCTCGATGAACGATTCCGCGCGCCAAGCGTTGGAGCGAGCCACCAGCGAAGCCCTCGAAGACCTGTCCAAGATGCGCGCCAGCGAGGGTGCGGCGCTGGAGCGCGACCTGCGCGCCCGCCTGACGGAGGCACGCCGGCTGACGGTTGCGCTGGGGCAGCGCGTACCGCAACTGGTGGAGGACTATCGCCAGCGGCTCGCCCAGCGGCTGGCTCGCCTCCTCGATGGGGACTCGGCACGGCTCGATCCCAGCCGACTGGAGCAGGAGGTAGCGCTACTCGCGGACAAGAGCGACGTGAACGAGGAGTTGGTGCGGCTCGAAAGCCACTTTCAACAGTTCGAGCGCTTCCTGTCGCTGAACGAGTCCGTCGGCCGGCGTCTGGACTTCTTGCTGCAGGAAATCGGACGCGAGATCAATACCATCGGCAGCAAGTGCCAGGACGCCGAGGCGGCCCACATGGTGGTAGATCTCAAGGGCGAGATCGAACGCCTTCGGGAACAGGTGCAGAATGTCGAGTGA